The genome window CTGCGTCGCACGTAGGCGTTGCCGGCGGCCGCCAACGTCGCCCGCGCCGGTGCGTCCTCGAGCAGCCGACCGAGGGCGATTTCGAAGTCGAGCAGGCCGGTGTAGTGGAGACCCCCGCCCGAGTTCTCCACGTGCTCCACCATCGGCGCACACCAGCCGTTGACCAACACCGGTGTGCCGGCCAGCCACGCCTCGAGGATGACGATCGAGAACGCCTCGAAGAACGACGGGTTGATCAGCACGTCGGCCGCGGCGATCAGCCCGAACTTGTGCTCCTCGGCGATCGGACCGAGACAGACCACGCCATCGACGGCCGGTGGCGCCTCGGCGACCGGTCCGGCCAGCACGAGACGCCCGTGTCCCCGAGCGGCCCGGAAGCGGGCGAACCGATCGACCAGATCGTGCGTGCCCTTGCCGCGATCGACCCGCCCGAGGCACAACGCGAACGGCTCGTCACCCAACCCGAGCGCCCGCCGGGCCACCTCGGGGTCGGGGGACTCCGCCATCTCCACCGGAAGGCCGACGAGGGCCTGCGGCGACGTGATCGTCGCCGGGAAGCGCTCATGGACGAGGGCCTGTTCGGCCCGTGTCTGAAGGGCCAGCCCCGCGGCCCCCGAGAAGACGTCGTCGAAGACCGGCAGGAGAAGGGGCGCCTCTCGATGGGCGGCCGGATACAGAATCGTCGGTACCCGCGCCCGGGGCAGGCCCCGCACCGTCGGGTGGTA of Acidimicrobiales bacterium contains these proteins:
- a CDS encoding glycosyltransferase family 4 protein, with protein sequence MTVPVTFVTPRYGADVLGGAEAGARQLAIRLAADGREVTVITSCASSMQTWADDYPAGETIEEGVRVVRCAVDRRRAADFDALSDRVLPRAGEVSTADALDWIDQQGPTSASLLDAVGAVDDGVLVFYPYLYHPTVRGLPRARVPTILYPAAHREAPLLLPVFDDVFSGAAGLALQTRAEQALVHERFPATITSPQALVGLPVEMAESPDPEVARRALGLGDEPFALCLGRVDRGKGTHDLVDRFARFRAARGHGRLVLAGPVAEAPPAVDGVVCLGPIAEEHKFGLIAAADVLINPSFFEAFSIVILEAWLAGTPVLVNGWCAPMVEHVENSGGGLHYTGLLDFEIALGRLLEDAPARATLAAAGNAYVRRSYGWPAVSARLDGLIERVS